CACCGATTGTACAAACCGTTGTATTGTTGGGTGTCACACGTCTTCAGGATCGATTTGTAACCATTGGCGGACTAAACGGATTTTGAATGAGTATCGATACCTGTTATAGCCAAAATTCGTCCTGTCCAAGTAAGATTACTATGAGAACCATTGTTATTGCCGCACTGACTTGTTTGACCATATTGAGTTGTGAAAACAACGTAGTTAACAGCGACCCGCCCCACATTGAATTATCGTTTACAACACCTCCGATTTCGGTTCCGGACGGTACCCGGTATGCCGCCGGCATATCATACAACAATCATCCGAACGCTAACTTCGATATATTCCTCCCCAAGTCTGCACAGCCAACGGCACTGGTGGTGTTTATTCACGGGGGCGGATTCGTGGGTGGTGATAAGTCATCGGTATATCAGGACGGCTCTGACAACATACAGGCGTTTTTGCAAGACACTATTGCCTTTGCCACAATTAACTACCGTTTCAGAACAAGTAATCCTGACAGTGGGATCATTGTGAGTTTAAACGACATCAAGCGTTGTATTCAGTATATCCGGTATTACGCAACATCGTTCAATATTGACAAAGAGAGAATTGCCTGCTATGGCGGCTCGGCCGGTGGTGGTGCATCGATTTACCTTGCGTTTCACCCTGACATGGCCGACAAATCAAACCCGGACCCCGTGTTGCGGGAATCAACGAGGATAGCAGCCGCCGGACATCTCACCAGTCAGGCGTCGTACGATCCCATTGTAATGCTGGACTTCTTTACCAAGGCCGGAATTGACGTTTTAGCAATACCCGGTTTTAAAGAGTCAATAGCAGCAGATTACGGTTTAACCACCTTCGATGAATTTTATACTGACCCCAAGACGCTGGCCTTAAGAAATGAACTCGACATGCTGGGGTGGATGAGTCCTGACGATCCCGAGTTTTTTGTCAGCAACGGTAATCCAAACACCGCACCAACAGAGCGCCGAGCTGTTATCCACCACCCTCTTCATGCAAAAACTCTGGATGATAAGGCCACAAGTATTGGACTGGCGCATGTAACCAATATCCCGTCAATGAACATCTACGCCGCCAACAACGAAACCCTAAGTAAGTTTATGATCAGGAAATTAACAAGCAGGTAGGTCCAACGCTCCTTACAGATGCCAGCATGTCTATGACCGAATAATCGTTACACGAGAAACCGGATAATTGATAAAGTATAGTCGAGATGATTTGGGGCCATCCGCGTTTACTCTTAAATATTTATGAATCCGGGTATCCTGAACATCACGGTAAATTCGTTGATTAAGTTTAGAAACCGTCGAACGGAAAACGGATGACTCTATATCCCTTCCGGTCTTTTCAATTCGTGCTATCTCGACGTCTTCACTTTCAGGAAAGGACGCATGGTGGTATTCAACAATCGTAGCAGCGAAGTCGCTGCCAACAAAAACCCCTCTAACTTCAAACATGGCGTCATGTTGTGTTTTAGCCGTAACCAGTAACTCCAGGAAGTATCTGTAGTATGTAAACATCCTTGGCGACAGATGTACCAGCGAATCACCCACCAACAAAAGCCCCTTTCGAACATTCAATGTTATCAGTGGGAGGGCAATCTCCTGAAGCACCCTGGTTTCCTGTTCGAGAGACTCGATACGCGGCAAGCCTACACCAAGCCTAACCGGACGAACGGTGTTTTGCGACAGCGACGGCTCAATCGTCCGAACAAGCCTTAGTGTTTTCAGTTCACCTTCCGCAAGGAGTATCCAGCACACCTGCATTGAAGGAGTCCCCGACGAAATCGCAGCAGTCACATCTGAATATCGCTCCTGTATTCGTGAAAGAAGAGACCGCAGTTTAGGGTAAATATCATTATGGTCAGTAGGATCATCAAGCTCCATAGTTTCGCGACTGACAGAGATGTTTGGCTTAATCGCAAGAATTGCATATTTAACCTTCTTTGCAAAATCATGGTAATCATAC
This is a stretch of genomic DNA from Ignavibacteria bacterium. It encodes these proteins:
- a CDS encoding alpha/beta hydrolase fold domain-containing protein, translating into MRTIVIAALTCLTILSCENNVVNSDPPHIELSFTTPPISVPDGTRYAAGISYNNHPNANFDIFLPKSAQPTALVVFIHGGGFVGGDKSSVYQDGSDNIQAFLQDTIAFATINYRFRTSNPDSGIIVSLNDIKRCIQYIRYYATSFNIDKERIACYGGSAGGGASIYLAFHPDMADKSNPDPVLRESTRIAAAGHLTSQASYDPIVMLDFFTKAGIDVLAIPGFKESIAADYGLTTFDEFYTDPKTLALRNELDMLGWMSPDDPEFFVSNGNPNTAPTERRAVIHHPLHAKTLDDKATSIGLAHVTNIPSMNIYAANNETLSKFMIRKLTSR